One genomic segment of Impatiens glandulifera chromosome 6, dImpGla2.1, whole genome shotgun sequence includes these proteins:
- the LOC124943298 gene encoding uncharacterized protein LOC124943298 — MPRRKRIDDEDTDIESEVDTIRPKINAPAKKSVSSAGLETQSDRPETFNNHALVLEDPITSHPTSNVTDHDDIRAEDGIASVCKSSNTYIEVNGENFIPDILKDIHRIVTGYWRGPYLNWNQVPEDIKNTWWEHFTEMFEWDLVSEGDVNKLFKKKAGTKIRNFITRAKAAMKKPPHVTLEDWAQMKINFEEPKYSEKCTKAKVHRHDYTSNGGATTAVVP; from the exons ATGCCTAGACGAAAGAGGATAGACGATGAAGACACTGATATAGAATCAGAAGTC GATACAATTCGACCCAAAATTAATGCACCTGCCAAGAAGAGTG TATCATCAGCTGGTTTAGAGACGCAATCAGACCGGCCAGAAACCTTTAACAATCATGCACTCGTCCTTGAAGATCCAATCACAAGTCATCCAACCTCAAATGTTACTGATCATGATGATATAAGGGCGGAGGACGGGATAGCTAGTGTTTGTAAATCTTCTAATACGTACATCGAGGTTAATGGAGAAAA CTTCATTCCAGATATCTTGAAAGATATACATCGGATAGTAACGGGATATTGGAGAGGGCCGTATCTAAATTGGAATCAAGTGCCGGAAGACATTAAAAACACATGGTGGGAACATTTTACG GAGATGTTTGAGTGGGATCTAGTTTCAGAGGGGGATGTAAACAAACTTTTTAAGAAGAAGGCGGGTACGAAGATAAGGAATTTCATAACTAGGGCAAAAGCAGCAATGAAGAAGCCACCACATGTCACATTGGAAGACTGGGCGCAAATGAAAATTAACTTTGAAGAACCTAAATATTCAGAGAAGTGCACTAAAGCTAAAGTACATAGACACGATTACACGTCAAATGGTGGGGCGACTACTGCGGTGGTTCCATAA